A portion of the Musa acuminata AAA Group cultivar baxijiao chromosome BXJ1-1, Cavendish_Baxijiao_AAA, whole genome shotgun sequence genome contains these proteins:
- the LOC103997775 gene encoding transcription factor MYB41-like has protein sequence MGRPPCCDEFGLKKGPWTPEEDEKLKDYIGKHGQGNWRRLPKLAGLNRCGKSCRLRWTNYLRPDIKRGEFTDEEEKLILQLHAVLGNKWSAIATRLPGRTDNEIKNYWNTNMRKKLLQVGIDPMTHQPRTDLNLLATMPGLLTVANLGSLTSSLDNSLQQQADAAHLIKLQLVQNLVQLLTCSATPNLDLLRLFAPASPRNHRPNDVLALIRQLSSLVILQSLTPTASREGLQHLANSLSVGGGEAVAAAPAPADDLSWESTVKHKGCGTATCVFPTSNSTASLDPVSPENMSRSETTSLEGSISTSFEDWDALNLDDLDNDFGWKEILE, from the exons ATGGGGAGGCCACCATGTTGCGATGAGTTCGGGTTAAAGAAGGGGCCATGGACGCCGGAGGAGGACGAGAAGCTGAAGGACTACATTGGGAAGCACGGACAGGGGAACTGGCGGCGGTTGCCGAAGCTTGCGGGGCTCAACCGGTGCGGCAAGAGCTGCAGGCTTAGGTGGACGAACTACCTCCGTCCCGATATCAAGCGGGGGGAGTTCACGGACGAAGAGGAGAAGCTCATACTTCAGCTTCATGCTGTCCTCGGAAACAA GTGGTCGGCCATCGCCACCAGGCTACCTGGGaggaccgacaacgagatcaagaactattgGAACACAAACATGAGGAAGAAGCTCCTCCAAGTGGGCATCGACCCCATGACGCATCAGCCAAGAACCGACCTCAATCTGCTCGCGACCATGCCCGGCTTACTGACAGTGGCCAACCTGGGAAGCTTGACGAGCTCCCTGGATAACTCCCTTCAGCAGCAGGCAGATGCAGCACACTTGATCAAGTTGCAGTTGGTGCAGAACCTTGTTCAGCTCCTAACCTGCAGTGCCACTCCAAATCTGGACCTGCTCCGCCTCTTTGCACCTGCTTCTCCGAGGAACCACCGACCGAACGACGTCTTAGCTTTGATCCGCCAGCTCTCGAGCCTCGTCATCCTACAGAGTTTGACGCCCACGGCCTCGAGAGAGGGTTTGCAGCACTTGGCCAACAGCCTTTCCGTGGGCGGTGGAGAAGCAGTAGCTGCTGCTCCGGCACCTGCAGATGATTTGAGCTGGGAAAGTACGGTGAAGCATAAAGGTTGTGGTACAGCTACTTGTGTCTTCCCCACCTCGAATTCTACAGCTTCCTTGGATCCAGTCTCTCCAGAAAACATGAGCAGGAGTGAGACCACCTCTCTCGAGGGATCTATTAGTACATCCTTTGAGGACTGGGATGCCCTAAACCTGGATGACTTAGACAATGATTTCGGCTGGAAAGAGATCTTAGAGTGA
- the LOC135587216 gene encoding probable xyloglucan endotransglucosylase/hydrolase protein 30, with the protein MYHHGLFRASIKLPSDYTAGVVVAFYTSNGDVFEKSHDELDFEFLGNIRGKEWRVQTNVYGNGSTSRGREERYYLPFDPTADFHRYSILWTADNIIFYVDDTPIREVRRSEAMGGDYPSKPMSLYATIWDASNWATSGGRYKVNYKYAPFVSSFADLTLLGCRLDPIQQVPTTRSGCPAAAAEIAATGLAVMTPEKRRAMRAFRRQYMSYSVCYDRVRYPAPFPECDIVETEKKRFGETGRLRFRRHRRRVPRGGRVPVVADSNRQPQM; encoded by the exons ATGTATCACCATGGACTCTTCAGAGCCTCCATCAAGCTGCCATCGGATTACACGGCGGGAGTGGTGGTCGCCTTCTAC ACGTCGAACGGGGACGTGTTCGAGAAGAGCCACGACGAGCTCGACTTCGAGTTCTTGGGGAACATCCGCGGCAAAGAGTGGAGGGTGCAGACCAACGTGTACGGCAATGGGAGCACCAGCCGCGGAAGGGAGGAGCGCTACTATCTCCCATTCGATCCCACCGCCGACTTCCACCGCTACTCCATCCTCTGGACTGCTGACAACATCAT CTTCTACGTCGACGACACCCCTATCCGCGAGGTGCGGCGGTCCGAGGCCATGGGCGGCGACTACCCGTCGAAGCCCATGTCGCTGTACGCCACCATCTGGGACGCGTCAAACTGGGCCACCTCCGGCGGCAGGTACAAGGTCAACTACAAGTACGCCCCGTTCGTGTCGTCGTTCGCCGACCTCACCCTCCTCGGCTGCCGCTTAGACCCGATCCAGCAGGTGCCGACGACCCGGAGCGGCTGCCCCGCGGCGGCGGCTGAGATTGCGGCCACCGGCCTAGCAGTCATGACCCCGGAGAAGCGGCGGGCCATGCGCGCCTTCCGGAGGCAGTACATGAGCTACTCCGTCTGCTACGACCGAGTGCGGTACCCGGCGCCGTTCCCGGAGTGCGACATCGTGGAGACGGAGAAGAAGAGGTTCGGGGAGACGGGGCGGTTGAGGTTTCGGAGGCACCGCCGGCGTGTGCCGCGCGGCGGCAGGGTTCCGGTGGTGGCCGACTCGAACAGGCAGCCACAGATGTGA